Below is a window of Culturomica massiliensis DNA.
AAATCAAGTCATCCTGGTGGAATATCCTTCTTTAAAAGAGGCAGCTTTAACAACTGATATTCTGCAAGGTGCAAGCGTGAATCTGGAAATCGTCGATTCCCGGCGAACCTGGAAAAATACAGACCAGCTAGTATTCAACCGAACAAAAGAAATGGCCGGTAAAACTCCATTATTCCTGGTTCTGAATTATACCAAACGGGATGCCGCAGAAGACCTGAACGGCCTGATGCCGCCTTATACATTTTTTAGAAAATTATTTTATCGGTTATCTCAATTGGGACTGACAGCCACCGACCGACACAAAAAATATGTATAATTTCCGTTATAAATACCCGATAGCCCTTGGACTATTTGCCGGTTTAGTCATTATATTCCAGCTTATTCTCCATCAGGGAACTGCCGTAGCATTGGCTTTTGCAGCTTTGCCGGCTATTTTATTGGGTATCGGCGGAATAATACACAAACAGTATACCTTTTACGCCTTTTTTATTCTCAATTATGTCATCATGGGAATAAACCGGTACATTCCCATAAAAAGCGGCATGATCATGACGGTTCTGGCTCTAGGTATAATCGTAATCTCAATGGTAAAAGAGATACAAACCCGCCAGAATTGGGAGCGCTCCAAAAACTTTCTGACATTCGCCTGGTGTATCTGGCTGGTGTATTGCATATTGGAGATATTCAACCCCAGTGCACTGGCAGCTCCCTGGAGTATTGCTATCGCCAATTACGCATTTTTTCCTTTATTCTGCGCTATTCTGGTACCGGTTTTCTTTACCCGTTACAAAAATTTCCAATGGCTGCTGATCATATGGGCCAGCCTGACCCTATTAGCGGCATTCAAAGGATATTGGCAACGCAACCAGGGATTCGATACAACAGAATTACGTTGGTTATTTGAAGAAGGAGGCGGAAGCACTCACCTCATCAACACCGGTATCCGCTTTTTTTCTTTTTTCAGTGATGCTGCCAGCTATGGGGCGAGCATGGGCTTATCCCTGATCGTTTTCGGCATTTCCGGATTTTACGCAAGAAAAAAATGGCTCAAAATACTCTTTTGGCTGGCTGCTTTAGGCGGAGGATACGGACTTGTTATTTCCGGCACCCGCAGTTCGCTGGCAATTCCGTTTGTAGGACTCGCCGTTTACCTAGTGCTGTGCCGGAATACAAAAGCCATTTTTACGACAGCCGTTCTGTTGATCGGCAGTTTTGTATTTCTGAATTACACGACAATCGGCAACAGCAATCGTCTGATCCGGCGTATGCGCTCGGCATTCGATCTAAACGACGCTTCTTTCCAGATCAGGCAAAACAACCAACAACAGGTTTATCACCTGATGAAAGACAAGCCTTTCGGAATAGGCCTGGGATTAGCGGGAGACAAAGCCGACCGTTTCAGACCGGTCAACCGGCACGATCCCCTCACCTATATGGCAACAGACTCCTGGTATGTCATGACACTTGTCGAAACAGGAATTGCAGGCCTTACGCTATACCTTCTTATTTTATTGGCCATATTATTCAAAGCGACTTATATCGCTTCTTTCCGGATACTCAACCGGGAACTGCAAGGACAATTATATGCCATCATTGCAGCGATCAGCGGAATTCTGGTCACTTGCTACGGAAACGAAGTATTGAATTATCCGAACGGTATTATCGTATATACACTAATGGCCATCTTGTATATTGCGCCATATTACGACAGAGAATTGAATCAGCATGAAGCAAACACCTGAAATATCGATTATTACAGTTAATTACAACGGCTTCAACGACACCTGTGACTTACTCGATTCCGTACAGGAACACCTGCATACCCGTACCTACGAAATCATTGTCGTAGACAACGGTTCCCGGAAAAATGAGGCAGCCATGCTCCGGCAGCGTTATCCGCATGCCATCGTTCTCCGGAGTGAACAAAATCTGGGTTTCGCCGGAGGCAACAACCTGGGGATAGCACAGGCTCAGGGAAAATATATTTTTTTGCTCAACAACGACACCTATATTAAAGACGATAGTCTGTCCGCTCTCTGTGATACACTCGAAAACAATCCCGATATAGGAGCCGTAAGTCCGAAAATACGCTTTGCATTTCCACCTTACGCCATCCAGTATGCCGGATTCACCCCAATGACCCGCTACACCTTGCGCAATCATGCCACCGGATATGACGAACCGGACAAAGGGCAGTACGATATTCCGGGTCCGACGGCCTTCCTGCACGGGGCAGCCCTCATGTTCAAAAAAGAAATTCTGGAAGAAATCGGCAACATGTCCGAAATATTTTTCCTCTATTACGAAGAAATGGACTGGTGTAGCCGGCTGACCCGGCAAGGATACCGGTTGTGGTATCAACCTGCCTGCACTGTCTACCACAAGGAAAGCCGGTCTACGGGAAACGACAGTCCGTTGAAAACCTATTATCTCAATCGCAACCGCCTACTGTATTCCTGGCGTAATTGTCCGGGAGCAGAAAAATGGATCGCTTTATTTTACCAATTGACGATAGCTATTCCTAAAAATATAGTGTTAAATTTGCTGAAAGGAAGAACACGACAGGCAAAAGCCATTTGTAAAGGATGCATGGACTTTTTTTCATTAAAAAACAAAAAGAAATAAGATGAACCTTTGGGAAATCATATACTTGATTGAATACATTTGCTGGATATTAGCCGCCGTAGCTGTCAGTTATCCGTTGATATTCACGCTGGCTTCATTACGCAAACGGGTATTCCATTATCCGGAAGCCCGGAAAAAACGTCGTTTTGCAATCATTTTCCCGGCTTACCGGGAAGACCGGATCATCGAATCCGTAATCAGCTCGTTTTTAAGGCAGGAATACCCCAAAGAATACTACGATGTAGTTGTCGTATCCGACCACATGCAGGACAATACAAACGAACGGTTGTCCCGTTTACCGATTATCCTTCTGAAAGCCAACTATGAAAAAAGCTCAAAAGCCAAAGCGCTCAACTTTGCCATAGATAACCTCGATCCCAACAAATACGATATCGTCGTCATCCTGGATGCAGATAACCTTGTCGAACCGGATTTCCTCAATGAGATCAATAAAACCTTTGAAGCCGGTATAAAAGCCGTACAAACACACCGTACCGCTAAAAACCGGAATACGGAAATTGCCGTTCTCGATGGAATCAGTGAAGAAGTGAATAACTCGATATTCCGTCGCGGACATGTCAATTTAGGCATTTCTTCTGCCCTTATCGGATCAGGTATGGCTTTCGATTACTCATGGTTTCGCAACAACGTTAAACACCTGCATACAGCCGGCGAAGACAAAGAACTGGAAGTACTATTGCTCAAACAACGCATTTTCATCGAATTCCTCGATTATGTATGGGTATACGACGAAAAAACGCAGGGAGAAAAAGGATTTTACAACCAACGGAGACGATGGCTGGCTACACAGATCGGACAATGGGGACGTGTATACAGGGACCTGCCCAAAGCCATCTTCTCCGGTAATCTCGATTACAGCGATAAACTGATCCAATGGATACTCCCTCCCCGCCTCATTCTTTTCGGCGGAATCATCGTCATGGGAGGACTCATGCAAATTTTAGACTGGCCGCTTGCTATAAAATGGTGGGGACTGTTTATCATTATGGGAATCACTCTTTGTCTGGCCATACCCGATAAAATGGTCGATGAGGATTTCAAAAAGTCAATCAACAAACTACCCAAACTATTTGTCATGATGGTACTCAATCATTTCCGCTTAAAAGGAGAAAATAAAAAATTTACGAGTACTGAAAAAGGGATTAACCCATAAATAGTAGTAAAACGCTACGCTGATGAAAATTGCGATTGAAGCCCAACGGATTTTTCGTCCCAACAAACACGGGATGGATTTTGTAGCACTCGAAGTCATTCGGGAACTGCAAAAACTGGATACAGAAAATGAATATTACATCCTGACGGCTCCCGGTGAAGACCATTGCCTGACACCGACATCCAACTTTCATATCGTTGAAATCAAATGTCCCTCTTACCCGCTTTGGGAACAGTTTGCTTTACCACGGGCCATCCGGCGTATCAAACCCGATCTGTTGCATTGTACCAGTAATACAGCCCCTGTTTTTTGTTCCGTACCCCTGGTATTGACCCTGCATGATATTATATTTCTGGAAAAAAAGGCCGGAAAAAACAGTTCGTTCTACCAAAATATGGGACGGTATTACCGTCGTTTGGTCGTACCCCGGATAATAAAACATTGCCGGAAGATCATTACCGTTTCAAACTTCGAATGCAACCGGATCCGGTCGTTCCTGAATTTAGAGGAAAACCGGATTACAGCCATCCACAACGGTTACAGTCAACGCTTTCAGCCACTGGAAATTTCCCGGACACAAATTCAAAAATACCTGCCGGACGAAGAATACCTTTTCTTTCTGGGAAATACCGATCCGAAAAAAAACACGCCGCGAACATTGAAAGCATACAGCCTTTATCTGAAAAAATCGGCAAAACGGCTGCCTTTGCTGATTGCTGATTTAAAAGAAGACACAATCGACCGTATACTGCACCAGGAGCAGATAGAAGAAATCAAACCCATGCTCCGCTACCCCGGCTATATCCCGCACACAGATCTACCGGCCATTTACAACAGAGCTTCGGTTTTTCTTTACACCTCTTTACGGGAAAGTTTCGGTATTCCTCTGCTCGAAGCAATGGCCTGCGGTACTCCGGTGATTACTTCAAACACATCTGCCATCCCGGAAATTGCCGGAAAAGATGCTCTTTTAATTAATCCGGAAAAGGCTGAGACCATAGCGAAAGTCCTCATTGAACTGGAACAGAATCCACTTCTCCGCCGGAAACAAATCGATTATGGCCTGGAGCGGGTAAAACATTTTTCCTGGCAACAAACGGCACACCAGCTACTGAATGTCTATCAAGACGTCATCCAAAAACATTAAAGTATGAATAATACGATATTTTTTATCTGCTCTGTAATCATCTTCCGGACTCCGACCGGACACAAATGGTCCAGCCGTCAATCATCGATTTTATCGGTTGTCCCCCCGGAATGCCCCGGAAAAATCAGCTCCGGACTCCGGGCATGCAGTGCCGATAAAATCGACACATCCGGAATGCAGGAAAAAGCCCCGTGTAAAGAAACAAATCGCTGAAACATTAAGATGCCGCAAAAAACAAGACCATGCTAGCCAAACTCAAAAAAAAACTCGGGCATAATCCCCGCCTAAAGCAACAGGTACTTCACCTGCTCGTACATCCGGTAAAAACGCGCCCCCGCCGCTGGTTACGCCTGTTACAACCGTTCTATCTGAAACGTTCGAAAGGAAGCATTATCTACGGTAATGTCCGTAAAGACCTCGTCCCGTTCAATGCCTTCCAACTCGGTGCTTATTCTGTTATCGAGAGTTTCTCGACAATAAACAATATGGTCGGTGCCGTAATCATCGGAAACCACAGCCGGATCGGCTTATCCAATACGATTATCGGACCTGTCACTATCGGGAACCAGGTAAATCTGGCTCAAAACATCGTTATCTCAGGTCTTAATCACAATTACCGGGACATCACACAACCGATCAGTAAACAAGGCGTTACGACGATCCCCGTCACCATAGAGGACGATGTATGGATCGGCGCTAATGCCGTTATCCTGGCCGGAATAACGATAGGCAAACACGCAGTCGTTGCTGCAGGTACAGTCGTTACGTGCAATGTCCCTCCTTATTCCGTTTGCGCCGGCAATCCGGGACGTATTGTCAGACAATACGATTTCGAACAAAAAACATGGATAAAACCTGTACGATAATTGTTTATACCCTGATCTATGAATATCCCGAAAATCAGTGTCGTCATCCCGGTATACAATACCGAAGCCTATGTCGGTGAAGCCATTGAAAGCGCCAGAGAACAAACCCTCCGGGACATCGAAATCATTGTCATCGACGACGGTTCTACCGACCGCAGTCCTTTCATCATCCGTGAACTGGCAAATACCGACCCCCGCATCCGGATCTATACCCAAACGAATCAAGGCGTATCGGCTGCCCGCAACAAAGGGCTTGAATATATCAAAGGTGAATTTATATACTTCCTGGACAGTGACGACCTGCTCGAAAAAAATGCCTTGGAACAGTGTTACCGGCAATGCATAGAGCAGAATCTCGATTTTGTATTTTTCGACGCACAAACAATCAACACAGGCAACTACCATGCCCAGAATTACATCCATAAAGCCGAACAGGGAGTCAAAAAAGGAATTGAATGGTTCGACCATCAATTAGATACACACACATTCCGGACACCGGTATGGCTTAACCTGATACGCACGGCCTTTCTCCGGCAATACCGATTGTCGTTCTACCCCGGAATCATCCACGAAGACGAACTGTTTTGCTTTCAACTATACCTCTACGCCGCCCGGGTCGGTTACATTCCGCAAATATTTTCCCGGCGCAGACTAAGAGAAGGATCGATCATGACCCGGAATTTCTCCAATGAAAATATAGCCGGATACCTGACCGTCATGAAAGAAATCAAACGGCTGCAACAAACACAACCCATACCCGTCCGGAAAATTATAGACAAATACTTCCGTACCACACTCAATGCTATTGTGTGGAGAGCCCACCTTTTACCGTCGGCTCAAAAACGGAAGCTTTTTATAACCTGTATCCGGGAAAAATATTTCCGTTACGTCCGTTTCCGGAATTTTTTGGTTATGTTTTTAAAAACCGGCTAATCCGAAAGCTGTCCGGACGAATAAACGGGTATATAATATTTTGCCACATAAGTGGCAAAATATTATAGCAACGGAATAATCGTCGTATAAATTCCGGCAATAATAGCCGAAGTAATGACCCCGGATATATTGGCGCCCAAAGCGTGTCCAAGTACAAAAGAATCAGGATTATCCTTACTTACCAGCTTTTGAGCCACCTTTGCCGTTGTCGGAACACAACTTACTGCGGCAATACCGATAACCGGATTGTAATTTCCTTTTTTCAGGAAATACATGATATACCCTCCGATAATTCCTCCTATTCCGGATAACAACAAGGCTACAACACTCAAAATCAATAGCTTCAAGATAACAGGACTCATCAGCAAATGAGCATCGCACAATACCCCCAACAACAATCCCAGCATAAACGTAGAGCCATACAATAACGGACCGCTCATAAATTCATACACATGCTTCATACTCTCTTTACATTCCCGGACTGCCACCCCTATAAACAATGACAAAAACAAAGGAGAAGCCACAGGGAACAAAAAGCACAATACAGCACATAAAATGACGGCAAAAGCCAACTTGACTTTGGGGGCATAGTTCTTAGGAACTTTCTTTTCTTCTATTTTTATGGCTCTGAAACGCTTGGGTACCAACAATTTCACCAGATAGGGGTATCCTCCGTAAGTCAACCCTAAATACAGATAAGCGACAACCGTTATCGGCACAAATAAATGCTTCGCCAATACCAAAGAAGTAAACAATACCATCGGACCATCTGCACCTCCGACCATTGCCACAGAAGCCCCTTCCTTCAATGTCAGTCCCATAGCCGAAGCAATAGGCAATGTGAGAAAAGTTCCCAATTCGGCACATAAAGCCAATAAAATACTGGCAAAGGGACGTTGGAGCAGATAACCGACATCCAGCAACGTACCGATCCCCATAAACACAAAACAGGCGATCAACCCGTTACTGAACGACAAGGTATAAATCGGCTGTAAAAAATCGATTTGCATAATATTCATCAACTCATCCGTATCGCTGGCCAAGGGATCCAGAAACAGATTTCCCAATCCGCCTTCCGGCATCATCAATGTACCGCAATTGATAGCAATCATACCCAATCCCATCGGAATCATAATCATGGGCTCGAGTACACCTTTCCAACCTAAATAAATCACTGCACAACCCAGAATAACCAAAGCAATACGTGTCACAGCCAGCAACCATCCGCCGGCGGCCATCGTACCGACTCCCTGGAACAAACTATAAAAATCAATATTTTCCATAGCAAAAGTAACCTGTAGGATTAAAGAAATCAGATAGCTATTTTCTTATGTAACCTGAAACCGTTCCATATTTCATTTGCCTTATGCCGCAACTTCCGATAGATATCCTCGTGCATCCTTTCTTTCCGTGCAGGCCCTTCCACCATTACCGCCGGCTCCTCCGTCCGGATATTTCTTACCTTCAGTATTTTCTTCCGGTAAAAATGATAATAATCCAAAAAATCAGCCCAATTAGCAATTGTTTTAATGATTGCTGCAACAAAAAAACCGATGAAAAAAGTCAATCCCATCATCCCCAATGTATACAATAATAAACTTGACATAGCCCAATAATTTTAAAAATAAATAATTCGTTCAAATTGATTTTATGCCGGGAAATACATTTCATCCGCTCAAGCTGTAAGCTCTCCGTCAGAAATGGATATCAGTTTCTTCCCGACAACTGAAAACACCCGACAGAAAACCGGAAATTTCCCCGGCTTACTGAAAGTTATAAACAGTGTAAAGTGAATTGCGGACATACCTATCCCCGGTATATATCCTTCGAAAATAAATACAGGCTAAATCAACAAACGCCGCAAGGTATATACAAAATACCGGTAGGACGTCCTCCCAAAACTAAAATGAAAATATTCTCCTTTGGAATTCTTTTCCACTAATGGAATATCTATTGCAGAAAGTACACGAATGGTAGATTGAAATCGCAATGTACGAAAAAAATTTCCTCCCCTCGAAGTAACGACAATAGTTGCCGGAATCTCTCCCAGATACAGATAAAATACGTCGAATTCCCTTCCGTCGGCACATGCAGTAACTGCATTTACCCCTGTTCCGGATTCCTGAACAGACACAAAATCCTCCAGTGAATTTATCTGATTTCCATACCCGGTTATTTCACACAAACCGAACAAGAAAAACAAACCGAACAATATGCCTGTCAAATACTTTTTCATTGCACCACAAAGGTAGAAATAATATCAATGCCATAGTCACAAATCGCACCCGAATATTGAAAATATTTTTATAAACACACCGTTATTATCAGTTGTTCTATTCGAATATCGCAATAATCTTTATTTGAGTAGATTAAAAAATCAAAATGCAAAATTTAAAGTCCATAAATTTCATCCAAACAAACCGGCATACAGTAGGATTTTTCAACTGAAAAACATATATTATAAAATATATATATTTTTATTATCTTTGTATAATAAGAAAATTGGATATGACAGCTTTCTTGCGTCTGTGTGCAATATTATTTCTATGTTTGTGTATTGTCGTTCCGGTAATTGGTAATACGAGATCCCATCATATACAGGACAGTCTGGCCCGATTGCTTTCCCATACCACCCGCCAAACCGAACGTTATACCCTATTGCGTCATTTGGCGGACAATTCCAACAAAAACGAACGCCTGAAATATTACCTTCAACTTTATTCGGAAGCCTGTAAAGTCAATGATGAAAAAGTACAAATAGAAGCTTTACTGGAACTAGGCAACAGAAATAAGCTCGATTCTATAAAATACTACATCTCCTTAGCAGAGAAACTCACACCGACAGCAGGCAGCAAAGGCCTGATCGTATTCCTGAAAGGACAATGGGAAAGCATATACAGCCGAAATGCCTCCGAAGAAGAGAAAGCCGAACATCTGAAGCAATTATTAAAAGAATACAAAGCGGATGCGAACAAAGAAATCGATATCTACGACCGGATTTTAAAATTACGTACATTGTGTATTTGTCTGGGGTATTCCATACAAAGCGACATTTACACTCAATACCTGGAAGAACAGCAAAAGCTGACGAGCCAGCTTCCTCCTGAAAACTACTATTTAAGAGCTTCGGTTCTTACCCAATTGAGTATTCTTTACACCTTCAGTGAAGAATATAAAA
It encodes the following:
- a CDS encoding O-antigen ligase family protein; the protein is MYNFRYKYPIALGLFAGLVIIFQLILHQGTAVALAFAALPAILLGIGGIIHKQYTFYAFFILNYVIMGINRYIPIKSGMIMTVLALGIIVISMVKEIQTRQNWERSKNFLTFAWCIWLVYCILEIFNPSALAAPWSIAIANYAFFPLFCAILVPVFFTRYKNFQWLLIIWASLTLLAAFKGYWQRNQGFDTTELRWLFEEGGGSTHLINTGIRFFSFFSDAASYGASMGLSLIVFGISGFYARKKWLKILFWLAALGGGYGLVISGTRSSLAIPFVGLAVYLVLCRNTKAIFTTAVLLIGSFVFLNYTTIGNSNRLIRRMRSAFDLNDASFQIRQNNQQQVYHLMKDKPFGIGLGLAGDKADRFRPVNRHDPLTYMATDSWYVMTLVETGIAGLTLYLLILLAILFKATYIASFRILNRELQGQLYAIIAAISGILVTCYGNEVLNYPNGIIVYTLMAILYIAPYYDRELNQHEANT
- a CDS encoding glycosyltransferase family 2 protein, giving the protein MKQTPEISIITVNYNGFNDTCDLLDSVQEHLHTRTYEIIVVDNGSRKNEAAMLRQRYPHAIVLRSEQNLGFAGGNNLGIAQAQGKYIFLLNNDTYIKDDSLSALCDTLENNPDIGAVSPKIRFAFPPYAIQYAGFTPMTRYTLRNHATGYDEPDKGQYDIPGPTAFLHGAALMFKKEILEEIGNMSEIFFLYYEEMDWCSRLTRQGYRLWYQPACTVYHKESRSTGNDSPLKTYYLNRNRLLYSWRNCPGAEKWIALFYQLTIAIPKNIVLNLLKGRTRQAKAICKGCMDFFSLKNKKK
- a CDS encoding glycosyltransferase — translated: MNLWEIIYLIEYICWILAAVAVSYPLIFTLASLRKRVFHYPEARKKRRFAIIFPAYREDRIIESVISSFLRQEYPKEYYDVVVVSDHMQDNTNERLSRLPIILLKANYEKSSKAKALNFAIDNLDPNKYDIVVILDADNLVEPDFLNEINKTFEAGIKAVQTHRTAKNRNTEIAVLDGISEEVNNSIFRRGHVNLGISSALIGSGMAFDYSWFRNNVKHLHTAGEDKELEVLLLKQRIFIEFLDYVWVYDEKTQGEKGFYNQRRRWLATQIGQWGRVYRDLPKAIFSGNLDYSDKLIQWILPPRLILFGGIIVMGGLMQILDWPLAIKWWGLFIIMGITLCLAIPDKMVDEDFKKSINKLPKLFVMMVLNHFRLKGENKKFTSTEKGINP
- a CDS encoding glycosyltransferase family 4 protein — translated: MKIAIEAQRIFRPNKHGMDFVALEVIRELQKLDTENEYYILTAPGEDHCLTPTSNFHIVEIKCPSYPLWEQFALPRAIRRIKPDLLHCTSNTAPVFCSVPLVLTLHDIIFLEKKAGKNSSFYQNMGRYYRRLVVPRIIKHCRKIITVSNFECNRIRSFLNLEENRITAIHNGYSQRFQPLEISRTQIQKYLPDEEYLFFLGNTDPKKNTPRTLKAYSLYLKKSAKRLPLLIADLKEDTIDRILHQEQIEEIKPMLRYPGYIPHTDLPAIYNRASVFLYTSLRESFGIPLLEAMACGTPVITSNTSAIPEIAGKDALLINPEKAETIAKVLIELEQNPLLRRKQIDYGLERVKHFSWQQTAHQLLNVYQDVIQKH
- a CDS encoding acyltransferase, with the translated sequence MLAKLKKKLGHNPRLKQQVLHLLVHPVKTRPRRWLRLLQPFYLKRSKGSIIYGNVRKDLVPFNAFQLGAYSVIESFSTINNMVGAVIIGNHSRIGLSNTIIGPVTIGNQVNLAQNIVISGLNHNYRDITQPISKQGVTTIPVTIEDDVWIGANAVILAGITIGKHAVVAAGTVVTCNVPPYSVCAGNPGRIVRQYDFEQKTWIKPVR
- a CDS encoding glycosyltransferase family 2 protein produces the protein MNIPKISVVIPVYNTEAYVGEAIESAREQTLRDIEIIVIDDGSTDRSPFIIRELANTDPRIRIYTQTNQGVSAARNKGLEYIKGEFIYFLDSDDLLEKNALEQCYRQCIEQNLDFVFFDAQTINTGNYHAQNYIHKAEQGVKKGIEWFDHQLDTHTFRTPVWLNLIRTAFLRQYRLSFYPGIIHEDELFCFQLYLYAARVGYIPQIFSRRRLREGSIMTRNFSNENIAGYLTVMKEIKRLQQTQPIPVRKIIDKYFRTTLNAIVWRAHLLPSAQKRKLFITCIREKYFRYVRFRNFLVMFLKTG
- a CDS encoding sodium ion-translocating decarboxylase subunit beta, whose product is MENIDFYSLFQGVGTMAAGGWLLAVTRIALVILGCAVIYLGWKGVLEPMIMIPMGLGMIAINCGTLMMPEGGLGNLFLDPLASDTDELMNIMQIDFLQPIYTLSFSNGLIACFVFMGIGTLLDVGYLLQRPFASILLALCAELGTFLTLPIASAMGLTLKEGASVAMVGGADGPMVLFTSLVLAKHLFVPITVVAYLYLGLTYGGYPYLVKLLVPKRFRAIKIEEKKVPKNYAPKVKLAFAVILCAVLCFLFPVASPLFLSLFIGVAVRECKESMKHVYEFMSGPLLYGSTFMLGLLLGVLCDAHLLMSPVILKLLILSVVALLLSGIGGIIGGYIMYFLKKGNYNPVIGIAAVSCVPTTAKVAQKLVSKDNPDSFVLGHALGANISGVITSAIIAGIYTTIIPLL